One genomic window of Trichosurus vulpecula isolate mTriVul1 chromosome X, mTriVul1.pri, whole genome shotgun sequence includes the following:
- the LOC118832569 gene encoding casein kinase I-like, translated as MACHGYLRTDFIVGGRYQLIRKIGCGAFGDIYLATNLLTGEDVAVKLESQRAKHPQLLYESKLYSILQGAVGFPRMCWFGQERNYNVLVMDLLGPSLEDLFNYCSRSFSLKTVLLLAEQMITRIEYLHSKNFIHRDIKPDNFLMGMGHHRNKLFLIDFGLAKKYRDAKTKEHIPYREDKNLTGTARYASINAHLGIEQSRRDDLESVGYVLMYFNRTSLPWQGLKGATRMERYEKITEKKMATPIETLCRGFPPEFGIYLNYCRSLGFDETPDYSYLKQLFNLLLKSMGQPHEHGEDPFDWSLRQRSQHAHAARRQMHQARHPTHF; from the coding sequence ATGGCCTGCCACGGTTACCTCAGGACTGATTTTATTGTGGGAGGGAGATATCAACTGATAAGAAAGATTGGGTGTGGGGCTTTCGGAGACATCTATCTGGCAACCAATCTCTTAACCGGCGAGGATGTAGCTGTAAAGCTTGAATCCCAGAGGGCCAAGCACCCTCAGTTGTTGTATGAAAGCAAGCTGTACAGCATCCTCCAGGGTGCGGTGGGCTTCCCCCGCATGTGTTGGTTTGGTCAAGAGAGAAATTACAATGTTCTTGTTATGGATTTGCTGGGGCCCAGCTTGGAAGACCTGTTTAATTACTGTTCCCGTAGTTTCAGTTTGAAGACTGTCCTGTTGCTAGCTGAGCAGATGATTACTAGAATAGAATATCTGCATAGTAAGAATTTCATACATAGGGATATCAAACCTGATAATTTCCTGATGGGCATGGGGCATCACCGAAACAAGCTGTTCCTCATTGATTTTGGTTTAGCCAAGAAGTATCGAGATGCTAAAACCAAAGAGCACATCCCATACCGAGAAGATAAAAATCTAACTGGCACTGCTAGGTATGCCAGCATCAACGCTCACCTGGGTATAGAACAGAGCCGCAGAGATGATTTGGAATCGGTTGGCTACGTTCTGATGTATTTCAACAGAACAAGCCTTCCCTGGCAGGGACTAAAGGGGGCAACCAGGATGGAGAGATATGAAAAGATTACTGAAAAGAAAATGGCCACACCTATTGAAACCTTATGCAGAGGTTTTCCACCAGAATTTGGCATATACCTCAACTACTGCCGCTCTCTGGGCTTTGACGAAACTCCAGATTATTCGTATCTGAAGCAACTATTCAACCTCCTTTTAAAATCGATGGGCCAACCACACGAGCATGGTGAGGATCCTTTTGACTGGAGCCTGAGGCAGAGGTCGCAGCATGCACATGCTGCTCGTAGGCAGATGCATCAGGCTCGCCACCCAACACATTTCTAA